From the Trifolium pratense cultivar HEN17-A07 linkage group LG4, ARS_RC_1.1, whole genome shotgun sequence genome, the window TCTAAAACTGAGAAAAATTTGCCATTTGGCCATTGAATGTTTCAGACTATCTAGTGTTGTTTTCCATTCCTCAATTGGTTTACTTCTTAAGGAATATACCATATCTTTAATTGTTCTAGGTAACCCTTCACATTCAAAAGCAACTTCGCGAGCCACATTCAATAAGTCAAATGAGGAGGAGTACTCCTCATCATCGTGAATACCTGAATGTTTTTGGAACAAAGTCCAAGATTCCTCGGTAGATAGGGGACTAAGTTGAATATCCCTTTGACAATACATCAAGTCACAATCTTGTCGGCAGCATGTGGTCAAAACGATCTTGCATCGATTACTATTACAAGGAATGCCTACATCCTCTGGGTCGAATTTTGTTCGAACATCATCAAAAATCACTAAAATCGGATGGTTCATACTTTGTATTGTTGATAATATTCTATTGGCTCTTCCAACTtcactaattttatcaaatttcaTATTCAAGGAGTCAGCAATTTCATCTTGCATTGTTCTGATATTTGGATTTTGGGTCACTGTGGCAAATAAAACCTCATGAAAAATCTTTAAATACTTAACTTTCTCACCCATTGCTTTCACCAATGTTGTCTTACCAGAACCCTCTCTACCATACAATCCAATCACAGAGCAATTATCATCTTTCAGTGCCGCGAAAAGTTGATCCGATGCCTTCTCTCGAGAATTAAAACATACAATATTTCCGGAAGAGAAGTGTTCTAAACTTGGAATTGGAGTTGAAAATGGGTCAAGTAATTTCATGTTATGTGCCATTACTTTTTTCagcaattttttaaattgttgtCGTGTTGTTATTTCTTCTTGTTCCATCAGATTCTCCACCTCTTGTATTAGTATCTCTGTCTCACTTAGCcactcaaacacaacatcacTGACCAATTCAGTTTTATGATCAGTTGTTTCAACTTTCTCACGCACAAGATCTCGATTTCTAACCAATCGgttcttttctattttcaaatCAAATCCAAGTACCAGTAACGCACACCCTGGTTGGTAccacaagaaaaataatatagaatacTAGTATATAGTATATCCACtgcaaaattttatatttacaaaTATGTAAATCAACATTGTTTTTAGCGttgtatatatattaaacattttttatttattttttgttttatgattttaCTTATTTTGAGCATTATATGAAATACATATATAAAGAAAAGGACAAAAAGATTTTCTTTAAACCAAAGTCACTTCTGAGTTTAGTAGTATTTATTCATCAACCAATAATGAGAACAAACAATGtgcatgtgaaataaaagttggATACCACATGCAAATCTACTTATGTACGTGACTTGTCCTTATTGTTTAATGGATAAATACTCGGAAATTGATTATGTGCAGTTGAAATTTTGGTGCAGTAACTTTATAACCGTTCGATCACGATCGGACGGTTTAAATAAATgcagtcaataaaaaaaaacttttaaatcaTGACTGTTCGATCTTGATCGAACGGCTACAAATAGCCCGACTGCACGACTGCACCAAAAAAGCGAATGCATGCAATCCAGGTCCTAAATactcatctatatatataaatcctaaataGTTTTCCTACCATTAATCATAACCCTAATTGTATCAACCAATCATAGcctttagttaattttttttttgtggatatATAAATCAAGAGTTAGATAGTATGTGGAATGTTTTAATTCATACCATAAATGCAATAAATCATTATAATGGATTACTAAAATGCTTGCCTCACtcaatgcaaaaaaataatGCTTGCCTCACTACTTACATTtgaaatctatatatataaatcctagatagttgtggaattgtctatctaaatcctaatccacaaaccaatgaaaatctttcatttagccacatcatccacttacattcatttaatgtggggtactatttgtaattattattattattattattattattgttattgttgttgatgttttgggttattattcattttaattttttttgttcattttattattttatgtattttattgttttttttttcaaaaaagttaatgtttttgctaataatcttttgtccaatctttgtaaatataaggagttggtcgattgtcaggactactttctaatgttaataaaaaaaatagataaaataaaatttactaatggttgttatgccctgtatgatttttttcatattcgatatttgagtatgagttaagttggtttatctttgctccaataagtttcaaattaatataaatgtcaaattcgataatacaatagttttttggtaagagataatgaagtagtttatccaactcagaatcctccaatgagatttataatataaataaaaatttatgtttcaacatcgattgttttccatgatCAATGATAtattgtcatttccatagttattttgaagaatgagttaaagatattgttaatcaatgttaatgaagaagataccaaagtaacttcaaatgtcatgtataaataagttttttaaatgtataaacatctatatatatgattcctagatagttgtgcaaccactaatctaaccatagtgtatgagtatgaccacaaactgttttcatagtgacatgacaatttatggattaccaacttattttggtagatgcaataagatccattgtaatctttttgaaatgtaaacacatctttaatatctatcttatatatatttacatcactttttttattattattattttgttgttgttgttgatgttattattataattttcataatacatattgtttcaatttatacgaatgatttttcaacattataatataaaatatcgcataacacccgtgcatcgcacgggtgtgggactagtatatTATGAAGGGAAGGTAAAGTAAATCTCACCtaaagaaaataattgaaacgTGGGaaaggaaaatgaattttttatcaaaaaagaaaggaaattgAACTCACACATACTGTCGCAGCAGCCAGACATTAAGGATTGAGTGTAGTTTGAATGATTGTTTCTTAACttcaaattaaacaagaaattAGTCAACAAACAAATTAATGGATATATAGAATTAGATTATCAAGTGTGTTGTGAACCCATTACTTTACTCATCTATATATACATAGTAGATTAGTAGTAatagattattattatagttataATAATGAAGTGATTATTTCATAcgaagcttcttttttttttctttttgttttaaagaaTTTCGTACGAAGCTTCATTTACTAGGGACGGAAGCAaggatttttataataatatcattatatatttttattgtgaagaaaatactattataaatttttaaccccaaaaaatttagaaaatgctAACAGACAAATATTAAGGAACAACATATTGTAATTGTGTTTCAAAAAATTGTGTAATTAATCTTTTAAAAGTacaaaaactattttttcaGTGCAAGAATATTTCTATgctatattaattattttccctttaatatatatagtaaaGTTTAAATTTGTccccgtgagtttagctcagttggtagggacatcgcactatatgggCAGGAGCCGGGTTTGAATTCAGGCCGGACACTCTACTTACCCTTTAAGATGGATTTTTTAGctactaaactacttgaaaaaaaaaatataaagtttaaatttttatttcattgtcAGCTCATTTTTGTTTACCGAAGCATATACTACTTGCGTAAccaatatttatatatttaaatattcaaTTAGTCTTGTTagcaaaataattcaaatacTATCATCTAaagaaaaatgtgttttaaTTGGTTGTAATTCTTTCCTAATTATAAgaatcttataaatttttagatgtttttatttcttctttccCAATTGTATATCCCTTATTATAATATCATCAATTCgcattaaaacataaaaaattatcatcgaatatatttaacaaaaatgGTAATTTAGTAATAATCACACGTATATCTTAATACCCATAACAAGGAACCAAGAGTATTGACCATATATGTACAAGTCAATGAGGTCGTAGTTTCCTAGAAAaatcaccaataaaaaaagaagtcaataataataataatatcaacaatCATAATCAGAAAATAACATCCTAACTACCAAATAGTATTATTAAACTTATGaacaatttatattattattctaAGTTTATCCTTCAAAATCTacgcattttttttataattatgtgTACTTTTATAGAGAAAtagttgaaaatttgaaaaggcCAATAAAAAAGGGACAAAGAAATTTTTTCAAGAGATTCTTATGTTTAATATTGACACTCTTTTTTATAGGAAATTTCCTTTTTCTTATCATTAAGGTCTAACTAACAAAATGCCTTAAATCTGAAATCGTTATTTGCTAATACCATGGTgatataacaataaaatattataaaccaGCAATCATTGAATAGAACATACGTGTATTATgactagggttgttatcttataaatagatatgctaggtcccctttgccatCACGTTATCACAGCCGCCACGCTGAGAGAATAAGCTTGTCTGAGGTTAGCTCATTGATAACCCCATAAACTGTAGCATTTGATCAGGTAGAGGAAAACCTTGTCTAAcatatcgatgttttcgatatgTTAGACAAAAAGAGTggaattagaacacacttacttgataattataatcacaAAATATTGTTACCGAAAGCGCgccaatatcgaaaacatcgatatgTTAGACAAGGTTTTCCTCTACCTGATCAAATGCTACAGTTTATGGGGTTATCAATGAGCTAACCTCAGACAAGCTTATTCTCTCAGCGTGGCGGCTGTGATAACGTGatggcaaaggggacctagcatatctatttataagataacaaccctagtcATAATATTTATACGTGAAACTTAAATAAGTGAATGAACAGAGTTCAAATCCCGActtcctacatatataatgcaatatcacTGCCAACggagttaagctcacgggacaTTAAGTGAAAACTTCTAGTTCGGCTATTCTGTCTTTTGATCTATTTttcaacaaatgcaatcaggttttgaaaattcaattacATTTATGGCATCATAGCAATTCTTTCACGTCCGTATCTCTGTCCTTCGTATTTGCAAACGACTTCTAATACAATTTGCATCTTCCACGATCTTTTGAATAAATTCATATTCATACCTGCAAAAATATGTATACAAGATCTGTTAATTTAGTTATGCAGATAGTTTTGaatttattcattcaaaaaacatataaaagttTAGTATGACTATAATTTTTCACAAGAACAAGCTGTCATATAGAATAGAAAACCTGCAGtaaaactaaaatcaaaacttaaacaaaaaaatattcatgtcTTTCTTGTTAGTCAAAAAATTGATAGATATAAAGAAGaccatatttcttttttaacaagTCACATGCTTCCAAAAAGAGTGGAATTATACTATATATCATATTCTTAATTTATCACTGGTAGACTAAAAATTGCTTATTATAGAATAATGCAAatagaagttttttttgaaGTATATTACATACCCGTTTGTATAAACCTTTCCGGATAAATTAGACACTTCAAACAAAGCTTTCCTCCATTTTTGTACTCTTTCTGAGTtgatttcaaaattattttcatgtcGAGCCATGTCTCTGCCATAACTATTTCTTAGATGTCTTATGTCTGATGGCTTCACTTTGTAAAAGATTGGCCAAACTAATTGATTCTTCAATTTCATACACTCCATAATCTTGACAAGTTCTTCAAGACACCATGAGGAATTTGCATAGTTTTTAGATAAAATAATAATCGCCTTGATGCTTCAATTGCATTTAGAATAGAGGGTGAAATTTGGTCTCCTGTGTGCAGTCCTCCATGATCCAAGAAGGTTTTGAACCCCCCTTGAGATAAAGCTTGATAGAGAAAACCCGTAAAAGAGTTGCGTGTATCTTCTCCTCTAAAACTAAGAAAAATTTGCCATTCAGCCATTGAATGTTTCAGACTATCTAGTGTGGTTTTCCATTCCTCAATTGGTTTACTTGTTAAGGAAGATCCCACATCTTTAATTGTTCTAGGTAACCCTTCACATTCAGAAGCAACTGCACGTGCCACATTCAATAAGTCAAATGAAGGGGAGTAGTCCTCACCGTGAATACCTGAATGTTTTTGGAACAAAGTCAACGATTCCTCTATAGATAAAGGATCAAGTTGAATATCCTTTTGTCTATACATCAAGTCACAATCTTGTCGGCAACATGTGGTGAAAAGGATCTTGCAATTATTACTATTACAGGGAATGCCTATATCCTCTGGGTTGAATCTTGCTCGAACATCATCAAAAATCACTAGAATTTGACGATTCATACTTTCTATTGTTGAGAATATTCCCTTGGCTCTTCCAGATTCACTGTTTttatcaaatttcatatttaatgaGTCAGCAATTTCATCTTGCATCTTTGTGATATTTGGATTTTGGGTTACCTTGGGATAGAAAACCTCATGAAAAATCCTTAAATACTTAACTTTTTCGCCCATTGCTCTCACCAATGTTGTTTTACCAGAGCCATGCATACCATACAATCCAATCACATAGCAGTTATCATCTTTCAGTGCCACTAAAAGTTGATCCGACACCTTCTCTCTAGAATTAAAACACACAAAATTTTCAGAAGAAAAATGCCCTAAACTTGGAATTCGAGTTAAATATGGGCgatgtaaataaaaatatttaacggTTTGGTCCATTACTTCTATCCTTAATTTCCTAATTTCATTCTGATCTACATGTCGTTTTCTTGCTTGTGCCGTCAGATTCTTCACCTCTTGTATGATTATTTGTGTTTCATTTAGCCACTCAAACACATCATCGTTAATCCTTTCAGTTTCATGATCAATTGCTTCAACTTTTACGTGCACAACATTTCGAAATGAAACCAagatgttcttttctttttggacATCCTTTAGTGTTGTTGCTAACATGTTAGCTAGCCCATCTAATAATAtgttaacttaaaaaaaaaaaaaaaacagagttaTGATTGTACTTATATTATATCTTACTTATATATacctaattttttaattaaatactaCTTAATCTAAAACATATAAAGAAGAGAATAGAAGCAAGAGAAAGGAAATTGAACTCACACATATTGTTGCAGTTGGCAGAGATTAAGGATGAGTGAAGAAGTTTGAATGATTGTGTCTATTAGCTTCAAACTAGTTAATGGATGTTATCAAGTGTGTTGTGAACCCATTACTAATATTTCATCCATCTATGTCATAACTCTTGACCAGAAGAAAGAGTATTTCATAAGAAAGCTCtcattcaattttgaaaagACTCAAAACGTGTGGGCCCAGGGAAGAAGGATGCATAAAATTTTATTGGTCAATGATCAAGATTTATACAGTAtatcttttttaattgtttttttttcttcttcttttctgaGTAACATCTCTTTTAATTGTTGTGAAGtgtataattatttaaaaatttatagggtcttgctaactagtgccccgggacATTAGTTAAGGagctaaaaaaagaaataaaggaAAAGTTATGTATTGAAACAATCAAAATTTAGACTTTCCATGTGTTGACTACACAATACTCAAGAAAAACCttctaaatttaaattcttaatcaATGCCCCTGtggcactatttaacatttgcTAAATTTATATAGTCATTTTGTTCACTACAATATGTGATTTATCAAAAAAGACcgataaaaaatagatttaggtactaaattaactaattatGGACATATTTAGAGATTAACATAACTAATaaaatacacattttttttaaaactttcaCCATTAGTTTAATCTGTTTCGGAggtcaattctgacatcaagtggtttcagttctCTCTCGATCATCGTGGTTCTCCCTATCAAGTtgaacgtcaatcaccactgaaccaactaacgaatacgaattttacaaaattcaccgttggattgaaagtttatatcatatagatcatccataaattttttaaatttttttaaaatcatttgatatgttattgagatccatcaagatTAATAGTATTCAATAAACCACaaaaaccattaatcttgatgggtccaaataacatatcaaataatttttaatttgtttttttaaattgatgaatgatttatatgatataaattttgaatccaacagtaaattttacaaaattcatattcattagGAGTATTGGCAACTTGTCATACTAGAGAGAGTAATAATCACTAAAATTAATTGAGTGGTTAATTTCTTGAAGGGAAATAATCCAAAGTCCCTTTTTCATGATATAGTACTAATAATCATaatacatataattaattattgtgCTGACGTTCCTttattaaatgatatattttttcttcGGGTTATCATGATATAATCCATGACTAATCCTCATCGGGAAACCTGTGGAGCACACAAGGTGGTTCCCCTCTTAATCAAATTCTTTCTGTACGcattttttaatgatatttatGCTTGAGTATAGCTAATAGGGATTATTATTTAGTATTTTGTTTTGGCCAAACTTGATATAATAAACCAGTAATGTTTGGCTAGCTAGAAGTGTAAAACCAAAAGTAGATTATTAAGCATTGAGTGAAAAATTAAGGTTCAATATATTCTATCTCAAAGTACTGAAACTGAATGCTTTATGATAAAATTGGGACATAACTTTCACATAAAATTCAGTCATACATGCACAATAGAGGAGTGGAAGAGTTTAATCTTCACAATATCTTTCAACTCAATGTCTTAGCTCATGTTACATCTAGAGCAATCAAGTTCTTCATGCCTCAAAACTAACAACATTCAAGTCACCAACATTAACAACCTTATCTTAGGGAAAAAAGTAGAACTGATACAGAACAAACCTCAAGCTCAGATTTCTTATTGCATGCTGAAATTGTGGCGAATTGAAGTTTAAATCTCTACTGAAATAGGTTACCATATTTAGTGTTCGACGGTGTCTCAATCAGAATTACTTCCACTGGAGGGAACATGTGGAATATCAATAAATATCATGGAATtcttatttaaaattttcaacctttgtgtttttctctctcaaaCTGCAGAATCTCAACTTTATTTTGAAACTTCTTCACAAAAAACCATTGAGAGTGTGTCACAGCGTCACAAAATTCATGGTAAGACAAAATATCGTCAGAGCTTAAATCGAAGATTTACATTAGCAACATCCAAGTATAAGATACCAAGTTAATGACACCATATTTGtcaattgtaaaattaataGCAGGTCTTCCGTAACCTCTAGGAATCATGCATattcaaaaacaaattattattgaatGTGTATATTACAATCGTAATTCATTCATATTTAAACAACTAGATGTTGCATGGCCATCACTTTTGTCTAGTGTAGCACTAGTAAGAGGAAATGTAAGCATCCTACTAATCCATGTCCATGCTTCGTATATACAATCGACTTCTAATATTTTTGGCATGTTCCACAATCTTTTGGATAAATTTATATTCGTACCTACAAAATTATACAAAGGATTTTTCAATTCAGTTTATTTCGCAATAAGAGTATATGAAGTTAAGTATGAGCAACAAACTTTCACAAATGCTAATCGTCACTTAAAATACAGCTACGGAGCTACCTGAACAAAACATTTATTGTTAATAAATCATGTTTAAAATGATACCACAGTagttacaaagaaaagaaaatttctTGTTTAAAACTCCCCATTACCCCATATCTTAAAAAACTATCTAACTTAACGACTATAATAGTGGATAAGAGACTGCGTAATTATGAAATAACGTTAGTAAAACTATTTGAAAGTATACTACGCACCCGGTATTGGTTTCATAAGGCTTTCCAGACATACCAGCGACTTCAAACAAAGCCAATCTCCATTTCTGTAATCTCTCAGGCTCATTTCCAAAAACGTTTTCATGTTCAGTCATGGCATTGCCATAACCATTTCTCAGATGCCTTATATGTGACGGATCCACTTTGTAAAAGATAGGCCAAACAATTTGATTCTTCTTTTCCTTACACTCAAGAATCTTAGCAAGCTCGTCAAGACACCAAGAGGAACTAGCGTAGTTTTCAGATAAAACAACGATCGAAAGCCTTGAtgcttcaattgcattaataagAGAGGGTGAAATTTGGTCACCAGTATCCAATCCTCCACCATCATCCATAAATATCTTGAATCCTTCTCGAAGTAGAGCTTCATAGAGAAAACCTGTAAAAGAGAAGCGAGTATCTTCTCCTCTAAAACTGATAAAAATCTGCCATCGGGCCATTGAATGTCTCAAATTGTCTAATGATGCTTTCCACTCCTTAATATGTTTACTTTTTAAGGAAGATCCGACTTCTTTAATTGTACCGGGTAACCCTTCACATTCCAAAGCAACTTGACGTGCCACGTTTAATATGTCAGATGATGTCCCATCTCCTATGCCTGAATGTTTTTTGAGCAAAGTCCAAGCTTCATCGTCGGATAAGGGACCTAGTGAAAACTCTTCTTTACAATCCATCAAAGCACATTCTC encodes:
- the LOC123882203 gene encoding probable disease resistance protein At1g61310; translation: MEQEEITTRQQFKKLLKKVMAHNMKLLDPFSTPIPSLEHFSSGNIVCFNSREKASDQLFAALKDDNCSVIGLYGREGSGKTTLVKAMGEKVKYLKIFHEVLFATVTQNPNIRTMQDEIADSLNMKFDKISEVGRANRILSTIQSMNHPILVIFDDVRTKFDPEDVGIPCNSNRCKIVLTTCCRQDCDLMYCQRDIQLSPLSTEESWTLFQKHSGIHDDEEYSSSFDLLNVAREVAFECEGLPRTIKDMVYSLRSKPIEEWKTTLDSLKHSMAKWQIFLSFRGEDTRYSFTGYLYQALSQGGFKIFMDDGGLQTGDQISPSLLNAIEASRLSIIVLSENYANSSWCLEELVKIMECMKLKNQLVWPIFYKVKPSEIRHLRKCYGKDMAQHENNFGINSERIQKWRSALFEVSNLSGKTYTTGYEYEFIQKIVEDANRIKSRLQIRSG
- the LOC123882206 gene encoding probable disease resistance protein At1g61310, with the protein product MFENIMKDVESEKKKLILNRDIVQEKLGATPKTEKVNNAVFEWLKESEKLVEEEEILKEITELEILNYDCSFAWIQWLLCADHKMRNRRYREILDRLKALNSKCEFEPFSTTIPPLEYFSSGYFVPFKSIKEASDRLLAALQDSNCSTIGLYGKRGSGKTKLVKTVGEKAKYLNIFDEVAFATVSENPNVRRIQDEIADSLNLKFTRNTQAGRARTISSELKSKDRVLVILDDVQARIELEDIIGIPGDDTKGFKVLLTTRRQRECALMDCKEEFSLGPLSDDEAWTLLKKHSGIGDGTSSDILNVARQVALECEGLPGTIKEVGSSLKSKHIKEWKASLDNLRHSMARWQIFISFRGEDTRFSFTGFLYEALLREGFKIFMDDGGGLDTGDQISPSLINAIEASRLSIVVLSENYASSSWCLDELAKILECKEKKNQIVWPIFYKVDPSHIRHLRNGYGNAMTEHENVFGNEPERLQKWRLALFEVAGMSGKPYETNTGYEYKFIQKIVEHAKNIRSRLYIRSMDMD